The genomic region TGTGCACGGCGGTGAGAAAACCATCCAGTGAAGCGCCGGCGCTTGTGCGGGCGCGGGCGGTGTAAAAGTCGTCCACTGGATAGGCTGGCCCCTTTGGGGTCGGCGAGGATGTTCGCTGTGGAGGTCTACGCGGCGGTTCGCGATTTCGTTTTCAACCAGAAGCAGAGCCGACGGGAAGCGGCTCGCGTGTTCGGACTGAGCCGCGAGACGATCGCCAAGATGTGCCGGTTCTCGATCCCTCCGGGCTACACGCGCACGAGGCCGGTCGAGAAGCCGAAGCTCGGTCCGCTGCTGCCGGTGATCGAGGCGATCCTGGACGGGGATCGGGCGTCACCGGTGAAGCAGCGCCATACGGCGAAGCGGATCTTCGAACGTCTGCGGGACGAGCACGGCTTTGCCGGCGGCTACACGGTAGTGAAGGACCATGTGCGGCTTTGCCGGGCGCGCGGTCGCGAGACCTTCGTTCCGCTGGCGCACCCACCCGGTCACGCCCAGGTGGATTTTGGCGAGGCAACCGCGGTGATCGGCGGGGTGCGTCAGAAGATCCACTTCTTCTGCCTGGACCTGCCACAGTCGGACGCCTGCTTCGTGAAGGCCTATCCGCGGGAGACGACGGAAGCCTTCCTGGACGGTCACGTCTCGGCGTTCGGCTTCTTCGGCGGCGTACCGCTGTCGGTGCTCTACGACAACACGCGCATCGCGGTGGCGAAGATCTGCGGCGATGGCCGGCGCGAGCGGACGCGGGCGTTCACCGAGTTGGTGAGCCACTATCTGTTCCGGGATCGGTTTGGCCGCCCGGGCAAGGGCAACGACAAGGGCAAGGTCGAGGGGCTGGTGAAGTATGCCCGCTCGAACTTCCTGACGCCGATCCCGGTGGCGGCGAGCTTCGCCGAGCTGAACGCGATGTTGGCCGAGCGCTGCCGCCGGCGACAGGGCGAGCGGACTGGTCGACACGCGCAGACGATCGGCGAGCGTCTCTCGGCC from Alphaproteobacteria bacterium harbors:
- the istA gene encoding IS21 family transposase yields the protein MFAVEVYAAVRDFVFNQKQSRREAARVFGLSRETIAKMCRFSIPPGYTRTRPVEKPKLGPLLPVIEAILDGDRASPVKQRHTAKRIFERLRDEHGFAGGYTVVKDHVRLCRARGRETFVPLAHPPGHAQVDFGEATAVIGGVRQKIHFFCLDLPQSDACFVKAYPRETTEAFLDGHVSAFGFFGGVPLSVLYDNTRIAVAKICGDGRRERTRAFTELVSHYLFRDRFGRPGKGNDKGKVEGLVKYARSNFLTPIPVAASFAELNAMLAERCRRRQGERTGRHAQTIGERLSADCEALRPLPAVPLEPCEKRGGRVSSTALVRYRSNDYSVPTAYGFQDVVVKGFVEEVVILCRGEEIARHPRSYGTGVFVADPLHYLALIEEKPNALDQAAALQGWDLPEAFQHLRHLLEARMGNRGKREFIQVLRLMEALPRDVVSFAVGEAIRLGAIGFDAVKLIALARLERRPARLNLAAYPHLPKTAVKTTSAADYAVLLPGAAA